The genome window ATACCAGGAGAGAGCTCAGCTagctcagcttggagaaggctcaaAGAGAATCTTAGTGGTGAGTGTAAATACCTGTTGGAGGTGGAATAAAGAGAccaaacccaaactcttctcagAGGAGCCAAGTGAGaagacaaaatgaaacagaGAGAACTCCatttaaacataagaaaaagctTTATTGCTATAAAGGTGATCAAGCACTTAAATTCCAGAAAGGTTATGGGCTCTCCATCCTTAAAGATATTCCAAGTGGACACATTCCTTGGCAACCTCTCTGGCTGACCTGGCTTTGAGCAGGTGGCTGGACTAGGTCCTCTCTAAACTTccaccatcctgtgattctgtgtgaagaTCCAGATCATCACAGTCACTGGCCCATAGTTACCTCTCACCTTGTTTTGCACAGTGGCATCGTGGTTATTGCATGGGAGGAAGAGTCACCGGGCAAGAAGTCTTCTCTAGAGACAAGACCGATGTGGCTGTGCTAGTGGGCTCAGTTTGAGAGCAGAGTAATTAATATTTCAGCCCTAAGACAGGAGGTGCCAAATGGTTTTGGAGGCAACAGAGACCTGCATGAAACATTCTccttagagaaagaaagaaggagaataaTGTAACATGAGtttgtctttcagaaatacGTTTTCCTCTTGATAAAAGCTCCCAGGGCGTGCTTCACCTCCTCGTTTCTCAGGCTGTAAATCACGGGGTTCAGCATGGGGACAATAATGGTGTAAAAGATGGATGCGATTTTCTTGCCCTCCAGCGAGTTTGATGAGCTGGGTTGCACGTAATTAAAAGCAGcagacacataaaaaatgatgaTGGCAGCCAGGTGGGAGGCACAGGTGGAGAAGGCTTTGCGCCTACCTGCAGCAGAGCCCATCCTGCCCACGGCCACCACGATGCAGGCGTAGGAGATAAGGATGAGCAGGTTGGTGGCCATCATGTTGAAACCCAcaaacacaaacattaaaaCCTTGTTGAGGTGCGTGTCGGTGGAGGAGACAACAAAGAGCGGTGGCCCATCGCAGAAGAAGTTGTTGAGGACCAGGAGGCTGCAGAAGGACAGGCGGAGCAGGGCGCTTGTGTGCACAATGGCATTCAGCGAGCCTGCAAGGTAGGATGCAGCCACCAGGCTCATGCAGACACGAAAAGAC of Phaenicophaeus curvirostris isolate KB17595 chromosome 5, BPBGC_Pcur_1.0, whole genome shotgun sequence contains these proteins:
- the LOC138720743 gene encoding olfactory receptor 5AP2-like; translated protein: MGDENCTEATQFIFSGLTEHPQLKLILFALFLGTYVLTLVGNLILIVLIRVSLQLHTPMYFFLGNLSFLDICYSSTISPKMLLGLLTENKVISFAGCLTQFYFYAVFATAEIYVLAAMAYDRYVAISKPLLYQVSMSFRVCMSLVAASYLAGSLNAIVHTSALLRLSFCSLLVLNNFFCDGPPLFVVSSTDTHLNKVLMFVFVGFNMMATNLLILISYACIVVAVGRMGSAAGRRKAFSTCASHLAAIIIFYVSAAFNYVQPSSSNSLEGKKIASIFYTIIVPMLNPVIYSLRNEEVKHALGAFIKRKTYF